The Nitrospira sp. genome window below encodes:
- a CDS encoding GDP-L-fucose synthase, producing the protein MSSFWKGKRVVVTGGAGFLGSFVVDQLRAKGCGQIAVPRSRDYDLVQMDAVKQLYGDTKPDVVIHLAARVGGIGANQANPGRFFYDNLMMGAQLIEVGRQQGLKKFVATGTICAYPKFAPIPFKEDDIWNGYPEETNAPYGLAKKMMLAQSQAYRDQYGFNSIVLFPVNLYGPRDNFDLETSHVIPALIRKCATAKEEGRASITLWGDGSPTREFLYVEDAAEGILLAAEQYDGSLPVNLGTGEEVSIRDLAGLIARDVGFDGHIQWDTTKPNGQPRRCLDVSRAKQLFGFQARHRLRDGLKKTVQWFQVNRHAVREVHF; encoded by the coding sequence ATGTCGTCATTCTGGAAAGGCAAACGTGTGGTCGTGACGGGAGGAGCCGGGTTTCTTGGTTCCTTCGTCGTGGACCAGTTACGCGCGAAGGGCTGTGGACAGATCGCGGTGCCGCGAAGCCGAGACTATGATCTGGTGCAGATGGATGCCGTGAAGCAGTTGTACGGCGACACCAAACCGGATGTCGTCATCCATTTGGCGGCCCGAGTCGGCGGCATCGGAGCGAATCAAGCGAACCCCGGACGGTTCTTCTATGACAACCTCATGATGGGAGCTCAGCTGATCGAGGTAGGGCGTCAGCAGGGGCTGAAAAAATTCGTCGCAACGGGAACCATCTGTGCCTATCCGAAGTTCGCACCGATTCCGTTCAAGGAAGACGACATCTGGAACGGATATCCTGAGGAAACCAATGCCCCGTACGGATTGGCCAAAAAGATGATGCTGGCACAGTCGCAGGCCTACCGCGACCAATATGGATTTAACTCCATCGTGCTGTTCCCCGTGAATCTGTACGGGCCACGTGACAATTTTGATCTGGAAACCTCACACGTGATTCCGGCATTGATACGGAAATGCGCAACCGCCAAAGAGGAAGGGCGCGCATCGATTACATTGTGGGGTGATGGATCTCCGACCCGTGAATTCTTGTATGTCGAGGATGCCGCCGAGGGGATTCTGCTCGCGGCCGAACAGTATGATGGGAGTCTGCCGGTCAATTTGGGAACCGGTGAAGAAGTCTCCATTCGGGATCTTGCTGGGTTGATTGCACGTGACGTGGGATTTGACGGCCACATCCAGTGGGATACCACGAAGCCAAACGGCCAACCTCGGCGGTGTCTCGATGTGAGCCGAGCGAAACAACTCTTCGGCTTTCAGGCCCGCCATCGTTTGCGCGACGGATTGAAGAAAACCGTCCAGTGGTTCCAAGTCAACCGTCACGCCGTACGCGAAGTGCACTTCTAG
- the wecB gene encoding UDP-N-acetylglucosamine 2-epimerase (non-hydrolyzing): MKRIDIIAGARPNFMKIAPIIEALKEAECRGSQLRYRLIHTGQHYDRAMSGSFFEELGIPDPDINLEVGSGTQAEQTAGIMVGYENVLLKERSDLCLVVGDVTSTMACSIAARKLRVPVGHVEGGIRSGDWTMPEEINRVVTDSITNWFFTTSETANDNLRRAGATDDQIFFVGNTMIDTLLKNMPRLRPPACWESLKLTPGRFFVVTLHRPANVDGERKLLDLLRAISDGTKGLPVVFPVHPRTAKNLRELDSKTPQLHYVDPLGYLEFNYLVKHAKGVITDSGGITEETTVLGVPCLTLRDNTERPETITIGTNELIGTDPSKLAPALSRLMDGKWKKGQIPPLWDGKAAERIVAQLERLLRPGC; this comes from the coding sequence GTGAAACGCATCGATATCATCGCCGGCGCGAGGCCTAATTTCATGAAGATTGCGCCGATCATTGAGGCGCTGAAAGAGGCTGAGTGTCGTGGCAGCCAGCTACGGTATCGGCTCATCCATACCGGTCAACATTATGATCGTGCCATGTCCGGGAGCTTCTTCGAAGAACTCGGAATCCCAGACCCAGATATCAATCTTGAGGTGGGGTCGGGGACGCAGGCGGAACAAACCGCCGGTATTATGGTCGGGTACGAAAACGTTCTTCTGAAAGAGAGGAGCGACCTCTGTTTGGTCGTCGGAGACGTGACGAGTACGATGGCCTGTTCGATCGCTGCGCGAAAGCTGAGAGTACCTGTCGGTCACGTGGAAGGCGGCATCCGGTCCGGCGATTGGACGATGCCGGAGGAGATCAATCGAGTCGTGACCGATTCCATCACGAACTGGTTTTTTACGACCAGCGAAACGGCCAATGACAACCTGCGTCGTGCCGGGGCGACGGATGATCAAATCTTCTTCGTCGGCAACACGATGATCGACACCTTGCTCAAGAATATGCCGCGCTTACGACCTCCGGCTTGTTGGGAGTCGCTGAAGCTCACACCTGGTCGGTTTTTTGTCGTGACGCTGCACCGACCTGCCAATGTTGATGGTGAACGGAAACTCTTGGACTTGCTCCGTGCCATTAGCGACGGCACGAAGGGATTGCCAGTGGTCTTTCCCGTTCACCCACGGACCGCAAAAAATCTTCGAGAACTCGATAGTAAGACACCGCAACTGCATTATGTCGATCCACTCGGTTACCTGGAATTCAATTATCTCGTGAAGCACGCCAAGGGTGTGATTACCGATTCCGGTGGCATCACGGAAGAGACCACCGTCTTGGGCGTTCCCTGCCTGACTCTGCGTGACAACACCGAACGTCCAGAGACCATCACCATCGGGACGAATGAACTCATTGGAACCGACCCAAGTAAGCTAGCACCCGCACTGTCGAGATTGATGGACGGAAAGTGGAAGAAGGGGCAGATCCCGCCTCTGTGGGATGGCAAGGCGGCGGAGCGGATCGTGGCACAGTTGGAGAGGTTGTTGCGCCCAGGTTGTTGA
- a CDS encoding DUF2442 domain-containing protein, producing MNTAAKIADPRVMTVEVAEDEIIAHLVDGRTISVPLVWSWRLANATEKQRQHWEILGDGQGVHWPDVDEDISVEGMLHGAPAHRPRTSTGHAA from the coding sequence ATGAACACTGCCGCGAAGATCGCTGACCCTCGCGTCATGACCGTGGAAGTCGCCGAGGATGAGATTATTGCGCATTTGGTGGATGGACGGACGATCAGCGTACCCTTGGTCTGGTCATGGCGGTTGGCGAACGCTACCGAGAAGCAGCGACAACATTGGGAGATCCTTGGCGACGGTCAGGGGGTTCATTGGCCTGATGTCGATGAGGATATCAGTGTTGAGGGTATGTTGCATGGAGCTCCGGCCCATCGTCCAAGGACGTCCACAGGACACGCTGCCTAA
- a CDS encoding right-handed parallel beta-helix repeat-containing protein has product MLIQITVVLTIVTLSNWPARSEPLALAGNAIDIAAYAGAVGDGVVDDTSSVQKALTACSNQGVTCVIPANKQFLITKELYLWGEGNLVGADSSSSIHLNTGSVPYVLNVGIGGVQQLKQKWSGRIQNVTFKGVGPGTGRIIFLWRSEGATISNNVFIVGAYGYGPTSSGNNNNIIRNGDANCIRKNLKITNNLVVAEGTDLIGNEGFGLNQWDGAEIAHNRISGVGDDMIGIHFSRNINIHDNELSGVDGRLFVANSYHVSIVNNKITREASKLTGLWYPGIALLYIGHEADVTNKEGAPTNIIAQGNTLTYNAGAVDRGAAIYVYGPRNVTITNNKVISNSSTSTGVGIHLLPFPFSKGARWTDPDKLDPPSVSRVYDVTIANNNLSGGRYPLSLMETGQNCAHYVGSVKITDNVAKEYSFICKPVTSGNLLN; this is encoded by the coding sequence GTGCTCATACAGATCACCGTGGTATTAACAATAGTGACGCTGAGTAATTGGCCTGCACGGTCTGAACCGCTGGCTCTTGCTGGCAACGCAATAGATATAGCTGCATATGCGGGAGCGGTTGGTGATGGAGTAGTGGACGATACTTCCTCAGTCCAAAAGGCATTGACGGCCTGTTCAAATCAAGGAGTGACCTGTGTAATTCCTGCTAATAAACAGTTTCTCATAACAAAAGAGCTTTATCTGTGGGGGGAAGGTAACTTAGTTGGCGCCGATTCAAGCAGTAGCATACATCTAAACACTGGTTCGGTACCGTATGTACTGAATGTAGGGATAGGCGGGGTACAGCAGCTAAAGCAAAAATGGTCCGGTAGGATTCAGAATGTAACCTTTAAAGGAGTAGGGCCAGGCACCGGACGAATCATTTTCTTGTGGCGTTCGGAGGGAGCTACGATATCCAACAATGTGTTCATTGTTGGTGCATACGGATATGGTCCAACGTCATCAGGAAATAACAACAACATTATTAGGAATGGCGACGCGAATTGTATTCGTAAGAACCTCAAGATCACCAATAATCTCGTGGTCGCTGAGGGCACAGATCTAATTGGAAACGAGGGATTCGGTCTCAATCAATGGGATGGGGCAGAAATTGCTCATAACAGGATTAGTGGCGTCGGTGATGACATGATCGGTATTCACTTCTCACGCAATATCAATATTCATGACAATGAGCTCTCTGGAGTAGATGGACGACTTTTTGTGGCTAATTCGTATCATGTTTCAATCGTCAACAATAAGATTACCCGTGAGGCCTCGAAGTTGACGGGGCTGTGGTATCCGGGAATTGCGCTGTTGTATATCGGGCATGAGGCTGACGTAACGAACAAAGAGGGTGCTCCAACTAACATCATCGCTCAAGGAAACACGCTCACTTATAATGCTGGTGCAGTTGATCGTGGTGCAGCGATCTATGTGTATGGACCACGGAATGTCACGATCACGAATAACAAAGTAATCAGTAATTCTTCGACTAGTACCGGCGTTGGAATCCATCTCTTGCCCTTTCCGTTTTCGAAGGGGGCTCGCTGGACCGACCCTGATAAGTTGGATCCACCGAGTGTGAGTCGTGTTTACGATGTGACCATCGCGAATAACAATTTGAGTGGAGGGCGCTATCCGTTGTCTTTGATGGAAACAGGGCAGAACTGTGCTCACTATGTTGGGTCAGTAAAAATTACAGATAACGTAGCAAAAGAGTATTCGTTTATCTGTAAACCAGTGACGAGTGGTAACCTATTAAACTAA
- a CDS encoding glycosyltransferase family 4 protein codes for MKILFVANEVPFPPDNGVRIPIFHAMRLMSQAGHEIALAVLTAETCEVIDRFSRITAKFCSGGSLLERIPWRHPLAVQLAAILGQRLLFVEKYRSAVFREKLVELISKFQPDVIHFDLIPMVQYLSAAPAGVGTVASINDSYALTLENALHAGYFKGLEYIYKKWQYYGTLNYEASAYQQFDQIQVMSETDKNYLLKLNPHLRVSVIPNGAEDTLFHLTASTSSNSDIIFVATLTGTHLKGLQRFLSQSWPIVKKHYPSVRLNVVGKIGPDAGKLMEEYSGFPEVKFTGYIPDLADVYRMGGIAIAPIDQNCGIVNKVIEAMAAGLAVVGFKNTFSGIPQGKPGVHFLQVVNYDSMGHEIVQLLGNEKRCNEIKVAAQGLARSYYSWSSRGDLYNQMYTNAMKSAGRS; via the coding sequence ATGAAGATCCTATTTGTCGCGAACGAGGTGCCATTTCCACCAGATAATGGAGTTAGGATACCAATCTTTCATGCCATGCGACTGATGAGTCAAGCGGGGCATGAAATCGCTTTGGCCGTCCTTACTGCTGAAACATGTGAAGTGATCGATCGGTTTAGTCGTATCACAGCAAAGTTCTGTAGTGGCGGAAGTCTGCTGGAAAGAATTCCATGGCGACATCCGCTTGCGGTGCAATTAGCTGCCATACTTGGTCAAAGATTACTGTTTGTTGAAAAGTATCGATCTGCTGTGTTTAGAGAAAAGCTAGTTGAACTGATCAGCAAATTTCAGCCTGACGTGATTCATTTTGACCTCATTCCAATGGTGCAATACTTGAGCGCCGCTCCTGCAGGAGTCGGCACAGTCGCGTCAATAAATGATAGCTATGCGCTCACACTGGAGAATGCGCTGCACGCTGGTTACTTCAAGGGCCTAGAATACATATACAAGAAATGGCAGTACTACGGCACTCTGAACTATGAAGCATCTGCCTATCAGCAGTTTGATCAGATTCAAGTGATGAGCGAAACGGATAAAAACTATCTACTTAAGCTTAATCCGCATCTGAGGGTGTCCGTCATTCCGAATGGCGCTGAGGATACTTTGTTTCATCTGACAGCTTCCACCTCCTCCAACTCAGACATTATCTTTGTTGCAACCTTGACAGGCACTCACTTAAAAGGTCTGCAAAGGTTTTTGAGCCAGTCTTGGCCTATTGTGAAGAAGCATTATCCATCTGTCAGGCTTAATGTGGTGGGGAAAATTGGGCCAGATGCTGGTAAGTTGATGGAAGAGTATAGTGGATTCCCAGAGGTAAAGTTTACTGGTTATATTCCTGATTTAGCAGATGTCTATCGTATGGGAGGAATTGCCATAGCTCCGATTGATCAGAACTGTGGAATAGTTAATAAGGTTATCGAGGCTATGGCGGCAGGTTTGGCAGTGGTAGGTTTTAAAAATACCTTTTCAGGTATTCCACAAGGTAAGCCTGGCGTCCATTTCCTTCAAGTTGTGAACTATGACAGTATGGGGCACGAAATTGTGCAATTGTTAGGCAATGAAAAGAGGTGCAATGAAATAAAAGTGGCTGCACAAGGGCTGGCAAGATCTTATTATTCGTGGTCTAGCCGTGGAGACTTGTACAATCAAATGTATACCAATGCTATGAAGTCTGCTGGTCGTAGTTAG
- a CDS encoding polysaccharide pyruvyl transferase family protein: MTINSAGKLKTRTATLVGYHGYQNLGDDIFRRLVCQWLYSSFQIETIYISTKQDGTVCCDSQMQIVPFRSFFTYISRLLWLSVFCKSLKSKALIFSAGSIFTIQPFCLIYLTLRLLRLLRGNELRVLAIGVSIGPFHSSSDQHWCLKCLALMDYVLVRDSQSKLLIDESGHTINVHESFDLALCWGKVPTVPKLAGSVPILGLVVTERAFGTCTAEHSVNCAGMLQVVREMATEIKELRVRILCVCNDESDGDRLISQHVYENLSSPLGNALELIYYENDKVEEMLGLIAECSSLISARMHAGIMGTLASVPVYQISYADKIKEFYIHSELSTQYLADHTNLSHVSLSEFLSRSLKGQLQDFAHTQKMILEEKGRQITTKLMELAEQSKPNHC; encoded by the coding sequence ATGACCATCAATAGTGCTGGCAAACTAAAGACTAGAACGGCAACACTTGTCGGATACCACGGCTACCAAAACCTGGGAGACGATATCTTTAGAAGGTTGGTGTGCCAGTGGCTCTACAGCTCTTTCCAAATTGAGACTATATACATAAGCACGAAACAAGATGGAACAGTTTGCTGCGACTCGCAAATGCAGATAGTTCCGTTTCGATCCTTCTTTACATACATCAGTAGACTTTTGTGGCTAAGCGTTTTTTGCAAGTCTCTGAAAAGCAAAGCACTGATATTTTCAGCTGGATCCATTTTTACGATTCAACCATTTTGTCTTATTTATCTTACGCTTCGCCTTCTGAGGCTGCTTCGCGGAAATGAGTTACGAGTATTGGCTATAGGAGTGTCGATTGGCCCGTTTCATAGCTCTAGCGATCAACATTGGTGTCTAAAGTGCCTAGCATTAATGGACTACGTGTTAGTACGAGACTCTCAATCCAAACTGTTAATTGATGAATCTGGGCACACAATTAACGTGCACGAGTCTTTCGACTTGGCGCTGTGCTGGGGGAAAGTACCAACCGTCCCTAAGTTAGCTGGCAGTGTTCCCATCCTTGGACTGGTGGTTACGGAAAGGGCATTCGGTACGTGCACTGCTGAACACAGCGTTAACTGCGCTGGCATGCTGCAAGTCGTACGGGAGATGGCTACGGAGATTAAAGAACTTCGCGTTAGGATTTTGTGTGTCTGCAACGATGAAAGCGACGGCGATAGACTTATCTCACAGCACGTGTATGAGAATTTGTCTAGTCCGTTAGGCAATGCACTCGAGTTAATATATTACGAAAATGACAAAGTAGAAGAAATGCTCGGCCTCATTGCAGAATGTTCATCCCTCATTTCAGCTAGGATGCATGCGGGAATAATGGGAACGCTGGCTTCTGTTCCTGTATATCAGATTTCGTATGCTGATAAGATTAAAGAGTTTTATATCCACTCCGAACTATCAACCCAATATCTTGCCGATCACACCAATTTAAGCCATGTCTCTCTATCCGAATTCCTATCCAGGTCACTGAAGGGTCAGTTGCAGGATTTCGCCCACACTCAAAAGATGATTCTGGAGGAAAAAGGGAGGCAAATTACTACCAAGCTAATGGAGCTAGCGGAACAGTCTAAGCCGAATCACTGCTAA
- a CDS encoding glycosyltransferase family 4 protein → MILGIDAFNIQTGGGVTHLTELLGAADPLAHGFDRVFIWSSVRTLDRICDREWLTKVSDPLLNQGLPYRVYWNRFRQRKLAHETNCDVVFLPGGSGESGFTPIVTMSQNLLPFEWGELKRYGCDSYTIKLLFLRWTQCRTFKKANGVIFLTNYARRVVTQVTGELRGECPIIPHGINSRFMKAPRRQQPLSSFTKSRPCRVLYVSIVDVYKHQWHVAEAVAMLREENIPIVLELVGPPAKGMQRLRRAMERLDPAGSFLVHHGAVPYENLDGIYAAADICVFASSCENMPNILLEGMAAGLPMACSRMGPMPEVLGDAGVYFNPEDTRDIAQALRDLIDSHDLRARLAEAAFVRAQSYSWKWCADDTFRFFARVARGA, encoded by the coding sequence GTGATTCTTGGGATTGACGCATTTAATATTCAGACTGGTGGAGGTGTCACTCATCTAACCGAACTTCTAGGTGCCGCAGACCCTCTTGCACATGGATTCGATCGAGTATTTATTTGGAGTTCAGTAAGGACACTCGACAGAATTTGTGACCGTGAGTGGCTGACGAAAGTTAGCGACCCTCTCTTGAATCAAGGTCTACCGTATCGCGTGTACTGGAATCGATTTAGGCAACGAAAGTTGGCCCATGAAACTAATTGTGACGTGGTGTTCTTGCCAGGTGGTTCAGGTGAAAGTGGATTCACGCCAATTGTCACGATGAGCCAAAACCTGCTTCCTTTTGAATGGGGTGAATTGAAACGATACGGTTGCGATTCTTACACGATTAAACTGTTGTTTTTACGATGGACACAGTGTCGAACATTTAAGAAAGCCAATGGCGTCATATTTCTTACCAACTACGCTCGTAGAGTGGTCACTCAAGTAACAGGGGAGTTGAGAGGAGAGTGCCCGATCATTCCTCACGGTATTAATTCACGGTTTATGAAGGCTCCACGGCGGCAACAACCTCTTAGTAGCTTCACCAAAAGCCGACCGTGTCGCGTGCTTTATGTTTCCATTGTTGATGTATATAAGCATCAGTGGCATGTGGCTGAGGCTGTCGCAATGCTCAGAGAGGAGAACATTCCCATAGTCCTAGAACTGGTTGGTCCGCCTGCTAAGGGCATGCAACGGTTGCGACGAGCGATGGAGCGATTGGATCCAGCAGGGTCTTTTCTCGTACATCATGGAGCTGTCCCATATGAAAATCTTGATGGGATATATGCCGCGGCGGACATATGTGTTTTTGCTTCAAGCTGCGAAAACATGCCAAACATTTTGTTAGAAGGTATGGCAGCCGGCCTTCCAATGGCGTGTTCGCGAATGGGCCCAATGCCTGAGGTATTGGGTGATGCAGGGGTTTACTTTAATCCAGAGGACACACGTGATATAGCCCAGGCACTTCGTGACCTAATCGATTCGCATGATCTGAGAGCGCGGTTGGCAGAGGCTGCTTTTGTTCGAGCGCAATCTTATTCGTGGAAGTGGTGCGCCGATGATACGTTCAGGTTCTTTGCAAGAGTAGCTCGTGGCGCATAG
- a CDS encoding Gfo/Idh/MocA family oxidoreductase → MFIAPTHPKCVERLVLPADLVRPIEWVLPVEVQDEVIVHSECSRALPARLEKLKGWSAFSGNPLDDLSSAFEAAQTMLMDPSVWRRARRLSVDPRGIPLERRDGRKARGSKRKQGVLFGYGNYAKVIVLPNITPYVEIACIHEIDPLQIPLDGKAAGKWDTADNLRAEEQYDAYFLAGFHHSHAPLAVKALKSGASAVVEKPLAVDSTQLSELLTAMAESSGAFYSCFHKRYQAFNQHAYSDLRLGPGHPVSYHCIVYEVPLPSRHWYRWPNSKSRLVSNGCHWIDHFLYLNDYCDVSRADVFIARDGSINCSLELKNGALFTMVLTDQGSERVGVQDYIELRANGVTVHMRNGAVYESESRDRVLRSIRINKMESYRRMYRSIGQKIAQGLPGDSIGSVRVSTDAVLQLESKLKDAVDAENAVWV, encoded by the coding sequence ATGTTTATTGCTCCCACACACCCAAAGTGTGTGGAGCGGCTTGTGTTGCCTGCTGACTTGGTGAGACCCATTGAGTGGGTTCTTCCAGTTGAAGTTCAGGATGAGGTAATTGTTCACTCCGAATGCAGTAGAGCGCTTCCTGCCCGTTTGGAGAAACTGAAGGGCTGGAGCGCCTTTTCTGGAAACCCGCTGGACGATCTTTCATCCGCGTTTGAAGCTGCTCAGACTATGCTTATGGACCCATCAGTTTGGAGGAGAGCCCGGCGATTATCTGTTGACCCGAGAGGCATTCCATTGGAACGTCGAGATGGTAGAAAAGCGAGGGGAAGCAAACGCAAGCAAGGAGTTCTCTTTGGATACGGTAACTACGCCAAGGTGATCGTGTTGCCAAACATTACGCCTTATGTCGAAATCGCATGTATTCATGAAATCGATCCCTTGCAAATTCCTCTTGATGGGAAAGCTGCTGGTAAATGGGATACTGCGGATAATCTACGGGCAGAGGAGCAGTATGATGCATATTTCCTAGCTGGCTTCCACCATTCTCATGCGCCCTTAGCTGTAAAAGCGCTGAAGTCTGGTGCATCTGCTGTGGTGGAGAAGCCGTTGGCAGTCGATAGTACTCAGCTTTCCGAGTTGCTCACTGCGATGGCGGAGAGCAGTGGTGCTTTTTATTCCTGCTTTCATAAGCGATATCAAGCCTTCAATCAGCATGCATATTCTGATCTTCGTCTTGGGCCTGGTCATCCAGTATCGTATCATTGCATTGTGTACGAGGTGCCATTGCCGTCTCGTCATTGGTACCGGTGGCCTAACTCCAAGAGCCGGCTCGTATCAAATGGTTGTCACTGGATCGACCACTTTCTCTATCTTAATGATTACTGTGATGTCTCAAGGGCTGATGTGTTCATCGCACGCGATGGCTCAATCAATTGTTCTCTGGAGTTGAAGAACGGAGCTCTGTTCACAATGGTGCTTACCGATCAGGGGAGCGAGCGGGTTGGTGTGCAAGATTATATTGAACTCAGAGCCAACGGTGTAACCGTCCATATGCGAAATGGCGCAGTGTATGAATCAGAATCCAGGGATCGTGTTTTGCGAAGCATTAGAATTAACAAGATGGAGAGTTATCGACGTATGTATCGCTCCATTGGGCAGAAGATAGCCCAAGGACTTCCCGGAGATTCGATCGGGTCTGTCAGGGTCTCGACTGACGCTGTGCTCCAGCTTGAGAGCAAGTTGAAAGATGCTGTTGACGCAGAGAATGCAGTTTGGGTTTAG